Proteins found in one Paucidesulfovibrio longus DSM 6739 genomic segment:
- the pbpC gene encoding penicillin-binding protein 1C, protein MRRLFGERGTGPSTRLPVPRLLLFGAAGGVAAFMVAWLCFLGLNAAFPFPESALHPAPARLVLDREGEPLRAFLAPDGQWRFPVELEEVSTVMRKTLLRSEDRWLRWHPGVNPFAILRAAWDNLLSGRVVSGGSTLAMQVSRLAEPRPRTLRSKLVEAFRAVQLRWNHSPDEILEFWLNMAPFGGNIVGVGAASRFYFNKTPDRLSLGEAALLTALPRSPNGYDPIRNPAAAHMVRSRVLDRLHGLFPDKRLAQVAQEPLPTALTPQPMRAPHFALEALSRLSGPRLRTSLDPRAQRLAEETVRARINELRIQGIDSAAVVVLDTATREIRALVGSPSFFDDERSGQIDGALIRRSPGSTLKPFLYAQAMDLGLVFPDALLLDIPTDYAGYAPENYDGTFRGSVTAEYALAHSLNVPAVRLLGSVGLERFLDLLRRGGLNSLDKPAGHYGLPLILGGGEVTLLDLVNLYATLAQGGRPAPVRFAPAISTDPAQARPTRDKPLLSPEACFLTTRILSQVERPDMPRAWALTATAPEAAWKTGTSFGHRDAWAIGFSGRFTIGVWVGNLDGRAAKGISGARHAGPLLFDLFHLLEDNASTLPEFGPLDLDQVELCAQSRKLPGPYCTDRITATIIPGRTKLEQDDWTVRIFVDDATGERLAGDCLAARPHHAETFVRLPPGLAAWRESVGLPVTSLPRLHPDCQALPDGGLLRIVSPDPATPYRIRPGTPPEYQQIPLVADASPETRELFWFLDGKLLSAARPGVPFFLPAPPPGEHKIAVQDDQGRSDALVFSVER, encoded by the coding sequence ATGCGTCGGCTTTTCGGGGAGCGCGGGACCGGACCCTCGACAAGGCTTCCGGTCCCGCGTTTGCTGCTTTTCGGCGCGGCGGGCGGAGTCGCCGCGTTCATGGTGGCCTGGCTCTGCTTCCTGGGGCTGAATGCGGCTTTCCCCTTTCCGGAATCCGCGCTTCACCCGGCTCCGGCCCGACTGGTTCTCGACCGCGAGGGCGAACCACTGCGCGCGTTCCTCGCCCCGGACGGCCAATGGCGATTTCCCGTGGAGCTGGAGGAAGTTTCCACGGTCATGCGCAAAACCCTGTTGCGTTCCGAAGATCGCTGGCTGCGCTGGCATCCGGGCGTCAACCCGTTCGCCATCCTGCGCGCCGCCTGGGACAACCTGCTTTCGGGAAGAGTGGTCAGCGGCGGCTCCACCCTGGCCATGCAGGTTTCCCGCCTGGCCGAGCCGCGCCCCCGGACCCTGCGCTCCAAGCTTGTGGAAGCGTTTCGCGCAGTGCAATTGCGCTGGAACCACAGCCCGGACGAGATTCTCGAATTCTGGCTGAACATGGCCCCGTTCGGAGGGAATATCGTCGGAGTGGGGGCGGCTTCCCGATTTTACTTCAACAAGACCCCGGACCGCCTTTCCCTGGGGGAGGCCGCCCTGCTGACCGCTCTGCCCCGCTCGCCCAACGGATACGACCCCATTCGCAATCCCGCTGCCGCGCACATGGTGAGATCGCGCGTGCTGGACCGGCTCCACGGACTCTTTCCGGACAAGCGGCTGGCCCAGGTCGCCCAGGAGCCCCTGCCCACCGCGCTGACGCCCCAGCCCATGCGCGCTCCGCATTTCGCCCTGGAGGCGCTCTCCCGCCTCTCCGGCCCCCGCCTTCGCACCAGCCTTGATCCACGGGCGCAACGACTCGCCGAAGAAACGGTGCGCGCCCGCATCAACGAGCTGCGCATCCAGGGCATCGACTCCGCGGCCGTGGTCGTCCTGGACACCGCCACACGCGAAATCCGCGCCCTGGTCGGCTCTCCCTCTTTCTTCGACGACGAACGCTCCGGTCAGATCGACGGAGCCTTGATTCGGCGTTCGCCCGGCTCGACCCTGAAGCCTTTTCTCTACGCCCAGGCCATGGACCTGGGATTGGTTTTCCCGGACGCGCTCCTGCTGGACATTCCCACCGACTACGCCGGATATGCCCCGGAGAACTACGACGGCACGTTTCGCGGTTCCGTCACTGCGGAATACGCCTTGGCGCATTCCCTGAATGTCCCGGCGGTCCGCCTGCTCGGCTCCGTCGGCCTGGAGCGCTTCCTCGACCTGCTCCGGCGCGGCGGGCTGAACAGTCTGGACAAGCCCGCCGGACACTACGGCCTCCCGCTGATCCTCGGCGGGGGCGAGGTCACGCTTCTCGATCTCGTGAACCTCTACGCCACTCTCGCCCAGGGGGGACGCCCCGCACCCGTGCGCTTCGCTCCGGCGATTTCCACGGACCCGGCTCAAGCCCGACCGACCCGGGACAAGCCCCTGCTTTCGCCGGAAGCCTGTTTCCTGACCACGCGAATCCTCTCCCAGGTGGAACGCCCCGACATGCCTCGGGCCTGGGCGCTGACCGCGACGGCTCCGGAAGCGGCCTGGAAGACGGGAACGTCTTTCGGGCACCGCGACGCATGGGCCATCGGCTTTTCCGGCAGGTTCACCATCGGCGTCTGGGTCGGCAACCTGGACGGCCGCGCGGCAAAAGGCATCTCCGGCGCGCGCCACGCAGGACCGCTGCTCTTCGATCTCTTCCATCTTCTCGAAGACAACGCCTCGACCTTGCCGGAGTTCGGCCCCCTGGACCTGGACCAGGTCGAACTCTGCGCCCAGAGCCGCAAGCTTCCCGGTCCCTACTGCACGGATCGGATCACGGCCACGATCATCCCAGGGCGGACCAAGCTTGAGCAGGACGACTGGACCGTTCGGATATTCGTGGACGACGCCACAGGCGAGCGGCTGGCCGGGGACTGCCTTGCGGCCCGCCCGCACCATGCGGAAACATTCGTGCGCCTGCCTCCGGGTCTGGCGGCCTGGCGCGAATCCGTGGGACTGCCCGTGACCAGTTTGCCTCGGCTGCATCCCGACTGCCAGGCATTGCCGGATGGGGGCCTGCTGCGAATCGTATCGCCGGATCCGGCCACGCCGTATCGGATTCGCCCCGGCACTCCTCCGGAGTACCAGCAAATCCCACTCGTGGCGGACGCGTCACCGGAAACGCGGGAATTGTTCTGGTTCCTGGACGGCAAGCTTCTGAGCGCGGCCCGGCCCGGGGTACCGTTCTTTCTGCCCGCGCCCCCGCCCGGAGAACACAAAATCGCGGTGCAGGACGATCAAGGCCGTTCGGATGCGCTGGTCTTCAGCGTGGAGCGCTGA
- a CDS encoding biotin carboxylase N-terminal domain-containing protein yields the protein MNKHKVLIANRGEIAIRIMEACRDLGHDFVAVHTVEDEASGHVETARRLGGEECLYRISSYNDAGELFSVADASGATAVHPGYGFFSENYRFARRVVQRERPMVFIGPSWWVIRDLGDKINTKRLARSLNVPTVPGSDRAIYDELEAEEIAESLFAFQESQGISCPVVLVKASAGGGGMGIDEVPDMDRFRQIYRRIRNYSLRQFNDEGVLIEQRIFDFNHLEVQLVSERSGKRHVTFGTRNCSVQSPGRQKRIETAPGFYPSGITYAFDAQKVIDDITAYSLRMAEAINYDNVGTWEWIVTPKGDPFLMEVNTRIQVENGVSAAIARIKGKNGVNLLREQIRLALGEPMGYTQSDVSFEGVSIEYRIIAEDTANRFQPWAGKIETFDYKDAPWLTMHSHVPTDRAYQIPTEYDPNLALAIVWGKDLEEAKARGVVALDGITLEGRDASGLELKSNLDFLREKNTALLKF from the coding sequence GTGAACAAACACAAAGTCCTTATCGCCAACCGCGGCGAGATCGCCATTCGCATTATGGAAGCCTGCCGTGACCTCGGTCACGACTTCGTCGCCGTGCACACGGTCGAGGACGAAGCTTCCGGGCATGTGGAAACGGCCCGGCGCCTCGGCGGCGAAGAATGCCTGTACCGCATCAGCTCCTACAATGACGCGGGCGAACTCTTCAGCGTGGCCGACGCTTCCGGAGCCACGGCTGTGCACCCCGGCTACGGATTCTTCTCGGAGAACTACCGTTTCGCGCGCCGCGTCGTGCAGCGCGAACGCCCCATGGTCTTCATCGGTCCCTCCTGGTGGGTGATCCGCGACCTGGGCGACAAGATCAACACCAAACGACTGGCACGCAGCCTGAACGTGCCCACGGTTCCCGGCTCCGACCGGGCGATCTATGACGAGCTGGAAGCCGAGGAAATCGCCGAGAGCCTCTTCGCCTTTCAGGAAAGCCAGGGCATTTCCTGCCCCGTGGTCCTCGTCAAGGCTTCGGCGGGCGGCGGCGGCATGGGCATCGACGAAGTGCCGGACATGGACCGCTTTCGCCAGATCTACCGTCGCATCCGCAACTATTCGTTGCGCCAGTTCAACGACGAGGGCGTGCTCATCGAGCAGCGCATCTTCGACTTCAACCACCTGGAAGTGCAGCTCGTTTCCGAGCGTTCCGGCAAGCGCCACGTGACCTTCGGCACCCGGAACTGCTCTGTGCAGAGTCCCGGACGCCAGAAGCGCATCGAGACCGCTCCCGGCTTCTATCCCTCGGGCATCACCTACGCCTTCGACGCCCAAAAGGTCATCGACGACATCACCGCCTATTCCCTGCGCATGGCCGAGGCCATCAACTACGACAACGTGGGAACATGGGAATGGATTGTCACCCCGAAAGGCGATCCCTTCTTGATGGAAGTGAATACTCGCATACAGGTCGAGAACGGCGTGTCCGCCGCCATAGCCCGCATCAAGGGCAAGAACGGCGTGAACCTCCTGCGCGAACAGATCCGCCTCGCGTTGGGCGAGCCCATGGGCTACACTCAGAGCGACGTGAGCTTCGAGGGCGTGAGCATCGAGTACAGGATCATCGCCGAGGACACGGCAAACCGCTTCCAGCCCTGGGCCGGAAAAATCGAAACATTCGACTACAAGGACGCTCCCTGGCTGACCATGCACTCCCACGTCCCCACGGACCGGGCGTACCAGATTCCCACGGAATACGACCCGAACCTGGCTCTCGCCATCGTCTGGGGCAAGGATCTGGAAGAAGCAAAGGCCCGCGGCGTGGTCGCCCTGGACGGCATCACTCTCGAAGGCAGAGACGCGTCCGGGCTGGAGCTGAAATCCAACCTCGACTTCCTGCGTGAGAAAAACACGGCCCTCCTGAAATTCTGA
- a CDS encoding acetyl-CoA carboxylase — MDIEKKLEELRQRVKYAQDILGEKRNPRLDAFLEKLSEFELGDTCGDERLMATLDAHEQRLQVLEESIDRELTAMDKVRIVRHSERVCLKDILENVYDNYNEIGGRDENSIDPGMVIARAYITRRVGKKVYNQPVMVVGQEKGHGQEFRNGGSIKPWGNANALKYMKVAAQENIPIHTYVFTPGSYPIEDYPGAAQQIAENIYEMCGLSVPIVAVFSEGGSGGAEAIGMADRRLMFSHGYYSVISPEGAAAIEGRIKAGERNTPEMIEKCALHQRITAQDNRKNGYIDVIVQEPPLGARPEHFDFFKRLRGEVIRATDKVALSVRSLRFLRKLAMKWRSDDPSDVEKIFVRWHLSRRARARLIRKRRNKYLVLSKHAYQDNRSLFQRLFMANKSFMDTAQSLIRYRLLRGVGKSIKNVTSEATDELHAVASRMNQVRIAAARLLGLNGNSAGKKVNELTNLSRPAEPNGSEALARYVSPQARVDREISCPNAAKNGCLDIWARDLFDDFAGTCPNCGHHFRMEYQWYLANIFDKDSIQEFNRNIASGNPTGFPNFEDRVQKAKDKTGLQSASMTFNASLMGIRLTCAMLVADFRGGSVGAAEGEKFVRALEIARKKHQPFLAYIHGTAGIRIQEGVNGLIQMPRVTMAVRQYIEAGGLYIVLYDTNSYAGPLASFLGCSPYQYAVRSSRIGFAGPGVIKETTGLDIPPDYHNCFKALTRGHIQDVWDRKEIRKNLHQAFLTIGGRNLYYR, encoded by the coding sequence ATGGATATCGAAAAGAAACTCGAAGAGCTGCGGCAGCGCGTCAAATACGCCCAGGACATCCTCGGCGAAAAGCGCAATCCCCGGCTCGACGCCTTCCTTGAAAAACTCTCGGAATTCGAGCTGGGCGACACCTGCGGCGACGAACGGCTCATGGCCACCCTTGACGCGCACGAACAGCGCCTCCAGGTGCTTGAGGAAAGCATCGACCGCGAATTGACCGCCATGGACAAGGTCCGCATCGTGCGCCACTCCGAGCGCGTCTGCCTCAAGGACATCCTTGAGAACGTCTACGACAACTACAACGAGATCGGCGGACGGGACGAAAACAGCATCGATCCGGGCATGGTCATCGCCAGGGCCTACATCACCCGCAGGGTGGGCAAGAAGGTCTACAACCAGCCCGTCATGGTCGTCGGCCAGGAAAAAGGCCATGGCCAGGAGTTTCGCAACGGCGGTTCCATCAAGCCCTGGGGCAACGCGAACGCATTGAAATACATGAAGGTCGCCGCCCAGGAAAACATCCCGATCCACACCTACGTGTTCACGCCCGGTTCGTATCCCATCGAGGACTACCCCGGCGCGGCCCAGCAGATCGCCGAGAACATCTACGAGATGTGCGGCCTGTCCGTGCCCATCGTGGCCGTCTTTTCCGAAGGCGGATCCGGCGGCGCCGAAGCCATCGGCATGGCCGACCGGCGGCTGATGTTCTCCCACGGCTACTATTCCGTCATTTCCCCCGAAGGCGCTGCCGCCATCGAAGGCCGCATCAAGGCCGGAGAGCGCAATACGCCGGAGATGATCGAAAAATGCGCCCTGCACCAGCGCATCACGGCCCAGGACAACCGCAAGAACGGCTACATCGACGTGATCGTGCAGGAGCCGCCCCTCGGAGCGCGGCCGGAGCACTTCGACTTCTTCAAGCGACTGCGCGGCGAAGTCATCCGGGCGACGGACAAGGTCGCGCTTTCCGTGCGCAGCCTGCGCTTCTTGCGCAAGCTGGCCATGAAATGGCGCAGCGACGATCCCTCCGACGTGGAGAAGATCTTCGTGCGCTGGCACCTCAGCCGCCGCGCGCGCGCGAGGCTGATCCGCAAACGCCGCAACAAGTATCTCGTCCTGTCCAAGCATGCCTACCAGGACAACCGCTCTCTCTTCCAGCGGCTGTTCATGGCCAACAAGAGCTTCATGGACACGGCCCAGTCCCTGATCCGCTACAGGCTGCTGCGCGGCGTGGGCAAAAGCATCAAGAACGTCACCTCCGAGGCCACGGACGAACTGCATGCCGTTGCAAGCCGGATGAACCAGGTGCGCATCGCCGCAGCTCGGCTTCTGGGCCTGAACGGCAACAGCGCCGGGAAAAAAGTCAACGAGCTGACCAACCTGAGCCGCCCTGCCGAGCCGAACGGAAGCGAGGCCCTGGCCCGCTACGTCAGCCCCCAGGCCCGCGTGGACCGGGAAATCTCCTGTCCCAACGCGGCGAAAAACGGCTGCCTGGACATCTGGGCGCGCGACCTCTTCGACGACTTCGCCGGAACCTGCCCCAACTGCGGCCACCACTTCCGCATGGAATACCAGTGGTATCTGGCGAACATCTTCGACAAGGACTCCATCCAGGAGTTCAACCGCAACATCGCCTCCGGCAACCCGACGGGCTTTCCCAACTTCGAGGACCGCGTCCAGAAGGCCAAGGACAAGACCGGGCTGCAAAGCGCGAGCATGACCTTCAACGCTTCGCTCATGGGCATCCGCCTGACCTGCGCCATGCTCGTCGCCGATTTCCGCGGCGGCTCCGTGGGAGCGGCCGAGGGCGAAAAATTCGTCCGCGCCCTGGAAATCGCCCGCAAGAAGCATCAGCCCTTCCTGGCCTACATTCACGGCACTGCCGGCATACGCATCCAGGAAGGCGTCAACGGGCTGATCCAGATGCCCCGCGTCACCATGGCGGTCCGCCAGTACATCGAAGCGGGCGGGCTCTACATCGTGCTCTACGACACCAATTCGTACGCCGGACCGCTGGCCTCGTTCCTGGGCTGCTCGCCCTACCAGTACGCGGTGCGCTCTTCGCGCATCGGCTTCGCCGGCCCCGGAGTCATCAAGGAAACCACCGGACTGGACATTCCGCCGGACTACCACAACTGCTTCAAGGCGCTGACGCGCGGACACATCCAGGACGTCTGGGACCGCAAGGAGATCCGCAAGAATCTCCACCAGGCCTTCCTGACCATCGGCGGACGCAACCTCTACTACCGCTGA
- a CDS encoding NAD(P)/FAD-dependent oxidoreductase has protein sequence MEYVIVGNGVSAIGAIEGIRSRDQEGKIIVVSDEAVPTYGRPLISYYLADKIKLETMPFRPEEWYRRNKIEMKLASRVVKVDREAKKIVLQSGENLPYDKLLLATGGTPVTPGIMGVDGEGVYNFTTISHAEQLREIVDKVKSVAVIGAGLIALKAAEGFAEKGVPVSMIVRSRIMRAYFDEAASDMVVRHLEKHGLSFKQQANTRAIVRRDDGSVEGVDTDKGFVPADVVVVAAGVKPNKALAESAGLKVNNGIVVDDTLCTTDKDIFAAGDVAEALDILTGEYTVRPIWPNAYTQGRYAGMNMAGEEDHYSGGLSMNSITYYGLPTVAVGNSNPEIESGLEIHSQIDTEKSVYRKVVFEGDVLVGCILIGEIDHAGLYTSFIKNKFRLEPVAKQAIIDGDPNPVHWPEEYIQQMQNTP, from the coding sequence ATGGAATATGTGATTGTCGGCAACGGCGTTTCCGCCATCGGAGCCATCGAAGGCATACGCAGCAGGGACCAGGAAGGGAAAATCATCGTGGTCAGCGACGAGGCCGTTCCTACTTACGGGCGTCCCCTGATATCCTATTATCTCGCCGACAAGATCAAGCTGGAGACCATGCCCTTCCGTCCCGAAGAATGGTACAGACGCAACAAGATCGAGATGAAGCTCGCCTCCAGGGTGGTCAAGGTGGACCGGGAGGCGAAAAAGATCGTGCTTCAGTCCGGAGAGAACCTGCCCTACGACAAGCTCCTGCTGGCCACCGGCGGAACGCCTGTCACGCCCGGCATCATGGGCGTGGACGGCGAGGGCGTCTACAACTTCACCACCATCAGCCACGCCGAGCAGCTCCGCGAAATCGTGGACAAGGTCAAGAGCGTCGCCGTCATCGGGGCAGGGCTCATCGCGCTCAAGGCCGCCGAGGGCTTTGCGGAAAAAGGCGTTCCCGTGAGCATGATCGTTCGCTCGCGCATCATGCGCGCATATTTCGACGAGGCCGCCAGCGACATGGTCGTCCGCCACCTCGAAAAGCACGGCCTGTCCTTCAAGCAGCAGGCCAATACCCGCGCCATCGTCCGGCGCGACGACGGCAGCGTCGAAGGCGTGGACACGGACAAGGGCTTCGTGCCCGCCGACGTGGTCGTGGTCGCGGCGGGCGTCAAGCCCAACAAGGCCCTGGCCGAGTCCGCCGGGCTGAAGGTCAACAACGGCATCGTGGTGGACGACACGCTCTGCACCACGGACAAGGACATCTTCGCCGCGGGCGACGTGGCCGAGGCCCTGGACATCCTCACCGGCGAATACACCGTCCGGCCCATCTGGCCCAACGCCTATACCCAGGGACGCTACGCGGGCATGAACATGGCGGGCGAGGAGGACCATTACTCCGGCGGGCTGTCCATGAACTCCATCACCTATTACGGCCTGCCCACCGTGGCCGTCGGCAACTCGAACCCGGAAATCGAATCCGGGCTGGAGATCCACAGCCAGATCGACACGGAAAAGTCCGTGTACCGCAAGGTCGTTTTCGAGGGCGACGTGCTCGTCGGCTGCATCCTCATCGGCGAGATCGACCATGCCGGGCTGTACACCAGCTTCATCAAGAACAAGTTCCGCCTCGAGCCCGTGGCCAAGCAGGCCATCATCGACGGTGATCCCAATCCGGTGCATTGGCCGGAAGAATACATTCAGCAGATGCAGAACACCCCGTAA